In the Piscinibacter sp. XHJ-5 genome, one interval contains:
- a CDS encoding glucose 1-dehydrogenase, whose protein sequence is MHPVLLLEGKLALVTGAGRGIGRAIALAYAHAGARVIVTDIDRASCTEIQAEIEASGGSAWAFALDVSDPEACARLAADVQRDIGDLQVLVNNAGLMIRESVDSPRVHEAVRRLMEVNYFGTFNAMHAFLPALRRTRGCVINIASGAALTGLPGCVGYSPSKGAVKMLTQAMTADLARDGIRVNAIAPGVIETEMTEATRNDPQRLGRFMARIPAGRLGRPEEIAGPAVFLASDLASYVNGVTLPADGGRQAV, encoded by the coding sequence ATGCATCCCGTGCTGTTGCTGGAAGGCAAGCTGGCCCTGGTGACTGGAGCCGGTCGGGGCATCGGCCGCGCGATCGCGCTGGCCTATGCCCACGCAGGCGCCCGCGTCATCGTGACCGACATCGACCGCGCCTCTTGCACCGAGATCCAGGCGGAGATCGAAGCCAGCGGCGGCTCTGCGTGGGCCTTCGCGCTCGATGTGTCGGATCCCGAAGCCTGTGCGCGGCTGGCCGCCGACGTTCAGCGCGACATCGGCGACCTGCAGGTGCTGGTCAACAACGCCGGCCTGATGATCCGGGAGAGCGTGGACAGCCCGCGTGTCCACGAGGCGGTTCGACGACTCATGGAGGTGAACTACTTCGGCACCTTCAACGCGATGCATGCGTTCCTGCCGGCCTTGCGCAGGACACGCGGATGCGTGATCAACATCGCCTCCGGCGCAGCCCTCACGGGCCTGCCCGGCTGCGTCGGCTATTCACCCTCGAAGGGCGCCGTCAAGATGCTGACGCAAGCCATGACGGCCGATCTCGCCAGGGATGGCATTCGTGTCAACGCCATCGCGCCAGGCGTGATCGAGACGGAGATGACCGAGGCCACCCGCAACGATCCGCAGCGGCTGGGCCGCTTCATGGCTCGAATTCCGGCCGGCCGGCTGGGCCGGCCTGAAGAGATCGCGGGGCCTGCTGTTTTCCTCGCCTCGGACCTTGCGAGCTACGTCAACGGCGTGACGCTGCCGGCCGACGGCGGCAGGCAGGCCGTCTGA